The genomic DNA ACAGGACGGGTGGAACTAGCTTGAACTGAAAACTTCTCCCTTCCTAAAAATGGAAACGTAACTCCATTGTGATGTGAATAGGGATTTTCTAGCCATAATGTGTTAGACTGGCCTATACAGTCACTAATTGTAGTAACTCAGCGTGCCAGAAGGCAGCAGTGTGAAACTCCTGTTTGCTGTTAGGTGATAATTTTTATAGAAACAAATGTAGGCTAAAATGCAGTGTaacatttttgtaaaatctgTCCCTACTGCTTCCAGGAGGGGGAGTCAGCAAGCAGAAGCTGATCGGCAAGTCAAATAACAGGAAGTCTAAGTCTCCGATTCCGGGACAGGGATATTTGGGAACCGAAAGACCTTCTTCTGTCTCATCTGTACATTCAGAAGGGGACTACCACAGACAGACTCCAGTGTGGGCCTGGGAAGATAGGCCTTCATCAACAGGTGAGAAATGGGTTTCTTTCAAACTTAACAAACCAGATGTGATATTTGTAGAAAGGTCAGATGTAGACATGCTGTAACACTGGTATATTGGTCAAAAGATTACAGCATGTAAGGATTTCCTGAGGCAGAATTTCTGCTAGTTGTCACGACCAAAACCAGGCTGTTTTTCAGATATGGATCTCAGAACAGCTCGTGGTTTTGACTTGGAGAACCTCTCTTTGATTCAGGTTCAACACAGTTTCCTTACAACCCGTTGACGATGAGGATGCTCAGCAGTACGCCGCCAACATCCATTGCGTGTGCCCCACCGTCCATGAGCCAAGCAACCACTCACCAACAGAACAGGATATGGGAGCGAGAGCCTGCGCCACTGCTTTCAGCACAATATGAGACTCTGTCTGACAGTGATGACTGAACTatgcagacttttcttttttttaatttgcgggtcaaaaaaagaaatctatttttgACTTGTGCCCATAGAGACTTTccaagagagcaagggccacacAATGAAGAATTGATGGAGAGTCCGTTAAATGCCTTCTGCACAGGCCGTGTGTTGGAGGATCGTGATCAAGAAGGTTGACTTACTAAAGATAAATAtgtaaagagtttttaaaaatgtggacTATTCCTGTTCTACATCTATTTGTAAAGAAAACCATAACGTCTTTAAATCATTCTTCTGTAAATAGAGAGtactttttgcagtgttttttcccttgctaTAGTATCTGGTGTACTTATGTTCAAATCATTGCCTAAACTTTGGGggtcattttgtaatttttttttttaagcattttctcCAGTGTAGAGTACTCTTCATAACCCTAGCCTTCCTCCCAGCCTAGCCTAACCAGAACCCTGGCCTCCCAGCCGGCCTAGCATCATTGCCCATTAAATGCCGTGCCGCTTCTTGCAGGCATtgtgcttttatatatattttttttttcctccctagaCACACTTTCTCAGTGGTGTTCAAGCTCTTgtgaaaatgttgattttttttttttaagactgaccCCTTAATAATTCTGTACATTAACATAGTCCAGTTCGCTGGAATAAGATGAtatatttctttgaattttaaattctgcCACATTGTAAATTTTTGGTGCAGTTGGTTTTATTTAGCAACACTGCAGAAATATTATTGCATGGGTATGTTatggttcatttttaaaaggataaaaatacgAAAAGAACAGCTTCTGGAGGCATACCTCACTGTTATGCACACTGGGAATTTTAACTGTGCCCCAAAAGCCTatcttaatgttttctgtttctgcattGTATGCAGTGAAAACAGGCTACTAAACTTCACTGTCATATTTAACCACAGCAAATGGCTTATCTGAAGAGAGGCTCTGGGTGGGTTGATAAAtcctttaagaagaaaaacctcTACATCCCgagtttaaataaaacaaaatgcttttatagAATAATTGAGCAACACACGAGTCAACTACTTGGCTACTGTTACAACCAGTTTGAAATAGGTACTGTGATTTTTACCTTCCTCCagtctgattttaaaatctttatgtAATAATTATTCTAAAGtctgcatccccatcccaatcccgAGCTCTATAAGCAAGCCTTTGGTGAGAGTCCTTACAAATGCTTGGCTTAACTCCTGAAGTGTGCAATACTTGTTagggtgatttttatttttatttttaaattgtatatgGTACTAGGAGACTCTCCTTAATCATTCATCTATCAATGCCTGCTATGATATGGTTGTGGCTCACGTATACACACATCTGGTTAGTGGGTATCACAGGGTGTCCTGACATCCATCTTCAAAAGCATCTTATTTTTTGCTGCACTGACCTCAGGAAGTGAATTTAAATCTTCCGGGGTAGAAGGACTGATTTACAGATAGCACTGATTTTGGGGGGTGGCATGCTCTGTCAGATTCCAAACTGCTTTTGCATCTCACTGCGAAGAGTCTTTGCCTTGAAGTTATTTTCCAgtcaagatatttttaatttaacactGTACTTGCGATACATTGTATGGAAGGTATAATGCAGCTCTGTAACCTTAAGCCATGTAAGCTCTGCATCTTACGGAAGGACAGCAACGGTCCAGTTACAAACAGGAAGAAGTATCAATAGCAAATTGATCAATTTCAATTATTATCAATAGCAAATTTGAGTACTTTAGAGGAAAGCCTTTttgctgtaagaaagaaaaaaatccaaaggaacTCATTTGGAAACTTGACACGGTGTtgcaaatacagaattattttgctaCTTGTTTTAAACACTGCATCAGAGTAGATGAGTTGGCGGTCTTAAATCTCCTTGCAGTCTTTCTctaagaaagatttttctcactCTCCCATCCTTTACCCTTCTGGCTTAAAGTAGTGACGTTTTCATCCTGTTTGTAGACCTGCGCtcttattttaacttctttttgttCCCACAGCAACATATACTGGAAAACAAGTTGATCTGCCCTTTTTGTAGACTTAAATTTGGAGTGGAGGGTTCAGTTCCATTCTAAACTCGCTTGTTCTCACTTTTAGCGTAACAAATACAACGTGAAAGAGGCATGTACAGACAAATGTCTTTGCTAACTGTACAGTAAGTATAGCATGTTCATTGCAAAGCTTCATGttattgctgctgcagcagcaagatATCCAAGGTAGGATAGTCACTTTCTCCTAAGATACAGCTTGAGTGGCATTTGCACATAAAatgttgctgcttttttgtttgttatccGAGTTCTAACTTCTCCAGTGTAAAAACCTCTCCAGAGCCTAAGTTAGGGTTTACCACAATTCCAGTAATCTTCAAGTATGGAATTACATCTGACCTGTTTCAAACAGGAAGGTGTTTGTAAATCATGTTTACAAAGTGTAGTTTACTACAGATTTTTGACTGATTTCTGATCAGCGCTTTCACAATGCTTTCATCTTGATATGTTTCGTGATTCTGATATGAAATCATTTAAGACTTGAAAAACCCATGCATCATACAactcaactctttttttttttttttttccacacaatgTCTTCAGTAGACAGTGACTTCTGGATTCAGACCAATCAATAAAGGGGATCAGTTCTccatttgcttttcctgtgtcTCCCTCTTGTTTTGCAGCATCAAGCTATGTTCATGAGAACAGGCAAAACACTTCCCTTAGGGGGTGCTGCAGGGTTCCCGGTCAGCACTGCTGGAGTGTCTAAGGCCTGCCACTTAAAAACCAAAACGCAGAACCTTAAAGAAGAGTGGCTCTAATGTGTTAGAGCCTTTCTGTTAGTACAAGCGTGCCTGTAACAGCCATATTTTTACTTCCTAGCCTGCTGAGAACAAAGCCATATATGTGACTTAAGTTTTTTCCAGCTTCAATGAACATCTGCTCTAGAAAGCCTGCGTGCCTCTTCTTACCTCAGTTAAGCAGAGCTGAAGCTACTAATGCTACTGTAAGTAAACTAATAATGATGCCATTAACATTAAGGGTTGTATCAACCAGCTGAAGTTCTTTAAATGAGAGGTTAAAATAATGCTTGATTATTGAGGGAATTACATTTAGTTCTACTATCCTAGCTAAACAGGGATTTGATAACTTTGGGTTTAATTCTCCATTGTCTTTAGCATTAGGCTTCCCTGCAGGGCAGAACCAAAGAATTCTGTTGTATAAGCAGGCTGTTCATAGTGGATTCACATTAAGGCGTGTAGCTTACAAACATGATAGTTGAACATACCATCTTTTCCAACAGGAAGCCTCAGCATTCCAGCACTGACCTGTCCAAGAAAAGAGGACAGCTTTGGCACTTCGTGTGCTCTTGCCTGGGGTAAGGTAGCTGAGTGTTTTATTTCTGACAACAGCTCTGGTAACCGTCTGACCCCTCATCTGAGAGGGCACGTTCTATCTTTGGATGCTGAATGCTTTGAAGACAAACACTTGATCTTCAGGCAACCTGTTTGAAAAGGACACGGAGCTACAGCTCTGTCATAGTACAGGTATAGTCTGGGAAATGCTCTGTTGAAGTTAACAGATACTGAACTGTAGCACTGACACGCTGTGGTGCTAGCCAGCACGTAAAGAGTGAGACAATTcctgcctcttctctttttcacGACTTAGCTTTAGTATAGCcttgttttgaaagcaaatactTCTGTGAGCAGTCAGGAGTAGCAAATGACTACTCCTTGACTGAACTGCAAGTATTAATACTAGGCTGGACGTGCACTTTGCTGGCAGTCAAGACAAAGTTAACTCACTAGCACAGTAGGTCTCTCCAACCATAGACTACAGCACAATTTACATAGTTAAGATTCCACACCTTTATTTTGGGCGAAGTTGTTAAGCAATAGCAGCCCTTCTTGTTAAGCAGTCCTTAAAATCCTCATTGCTGTTCTCCTGGAGAATTGCACCAGACTGGTCCCAGGCTGCTTGTACTGACCAACCCTTGCTGCTGTCAGACACCTCAAGGTTGGACTCCGTGGCCAAACTTACTTGGAGCCCTTTCTCCTCTTGGCCAGCTCAGCTAGTTCTTCCTGGATATGCTGGACAGAAGCAACATCTCCCTTCTCTTGTGCCTGCTTGAGAGCTTCTTTGTACACTTGTTTTGCTTGCAGAAAGTCTTCTGTAGCAAGAGGAAAAAGTGGCATGGCTAGCAAACTACATTGCCCATTTTCAGAGTCCCCTCCTGAAGCAGGCCACATACAAGGGACAAGCAAGGACTACCTGGAACACACTAGGGAGGTTCAGAAAACATCCAGCATAGGGTGCCAACTATGAGAGCTAGGCAGCAATGATGATGGGACAAGGTGCATTAAGATCTCACAGAAACAAGTCTCAAGCCTATCTTCTGTCCTTCTGGAATGAGTTACTGTACATACAGGACAAGGGAAACAAGATTCCCTGGCAGCCTTTTGAGTCAGATGCACCAGTGCTACATTTATCTTGGACAGGATCCTTCAGCAGCTAAATTCAATTTCAACACAGGTGGCCTACACAAAGTCAGCAGACCTAGTGCTTAAGCTAAATATAGTAACACAAAAATAATGCTATAGTTGAATCCTACAATACAGGTAGTTGCAGTCACCACACGCACAGGGACAGAGGCTAGACATTTATTTCCCTACCTTTGTGCATCAGAATTGCTGCCAGGTTATTCAGCACCATGTGCTCCTCTGGGTGCTGAGTCTCCTTTGCCAGCTCAGCTGCCCTCTTCACACAGGAGTACGCCTCATCATAGTGCCCCTGCGCATCCAGTACAGTTGCCAAGTCATTCATAAGGACCACAGTCTGCAccaggacagaaaaggaagtcTCAGAGCAAGACTTGTGTAGAAGTCTGGGGCAGCAGAAGCGCCACATTCATACCCATCACACTAGTAAAAGCAGTATTTCCCAGAGAAGCTTTCAGTAAGAAAGTGTCTTATATTTATATACCAGCATGCCGCATGCTCATTCTTCCTGGCAGGAAAACAGAACCTAATTTAGTGCTGTGTATGTTTGATGCCAGCAAAGCTGCTCTTAAGGCTGCCTCATTCCCTAGGAGATTAGCCTGCCTTTCCCTAGTAGTCCAACTACCATTGTACACGTCACCTGTGGATGAGTCTCTCCCTGAACATCATTTGATATCTGCAGAGCCTTCTCGTACATTTTTTGGGCCACTGGGAGCTGGTTAATGCTTAGGAGATAGCGAGCATAGGAGTCTAGGCTCATCCCAAGCAAGAGACGGGTGTTGGCCTTTTCTTCAGCTGCAAATAGAGAGGAGTGGAAGTGATCACTTCTACAAGATCAAGCATGAGTCTCCATCCTACAAGAGCAGGAAACTCGTGCAGTGTGAAGACAATGGATTGACATGAAGATGGTGCTTAGGCAACACGGAAATCAACACTGAGGACagggaaatggagaaaagatAATGAGAAGCCTTTAGCAGACAAGGTAAGTCTCACCCGGTAAGACATCCTCAGGCAAGTCCTTTTGCTTGGCAATCTTCTCCTCTAAGGTCAGGATGCAGAACTCGTAGCCAGCCAGGGCTAATTTGTGTCTGCAAAGTAAAACAACTCAGCAAAGCAAGGCTCCTTCCATCCCTGAATGGATAGATGTGAACACCTTCAATCCCTCATTCTAGACAGCCTGTAAGAGAACTTTTCCCCTTGGCCAGAAGGTTCTTGCCCTCAGCGCTCCCTTGATCGTGGCCTGGACCCTTCTCTTGACCCATGGGATCTAAGACGTAGAGAgggcccccctccccccagataAGGCCAATAAGGCAACCCATGCTGATGCTCCACTGAAAAATGAAGCTACAAGTTACCAGCCACCAACAGCATTCAAAAGCCTTCTCTCCTGTGAGGTGTGGATTTAAGACTAAAGAGGGATGTCCTCTATGACTGCTTCTGCCCTAAGCTGGGCAATCTCTGAGCTACGTGACAGTGGGTAGGCAAATACCATGCCAGCTGGAACCTTTACATTGATGGTATCTTGGCACATCAAAGCTTCCTTGGGCACTCTATtcttagaggaaagagcctctttCTTCACTGCCACTGTGAAGTGAGATTAAAGCAAAAGATGCCCTTAGCAGGGAACTCACTGTTTCTGAGCAGCATAGATACTGGCCAGCTTGAGGGACATCTCAAGGATTGCATTGTCATCCTGCCAGGAGGACACACAATGCAGCTGTTATTCTTCTTGTATCTCCCCAGTAGAAACATTACTTTGCCAAAGAACAAATTTAGACCTTGAAACTGCCCATCCCCTTAAAGGAAGTTTTTGAGAAGCCGGCAACCTCATAGCTTGTATTGCCAGCTTCTAGTAGGAGGTACTACAGCACAAGAAATAGACCAAAGAATTGTTACTACTTCCCCCTGAAAGCCTTTATCAGAAGAACATACCTCCTTTGTCTCCCCTGCAAGCAAATAGCTCATACTTGCTTTGTAGAgcttttctgcctgaaaagagatttttgaagaGAATACTGAGGAATAATGGCAGTTAAAACAAAAGATCTCTACCCTTTACAGAGGCAGACTACTGGGAGAAACCTGTCTCTCAATTTGTGGTGTTTAACATTATATGCCAAGGCCAGTCAGCAGTAAAGGGCTAACTGGAGCCCAATGGTACTGCCAACGAGCAGGTCCTTTCAGTTTCTAGAGCAGCCATGAGTTTACCACATCTTTGTGCAGTCGGGGCTTTCCCAGACTCTCCTTGGGACACTATCTAAATGCTTGACTGTGGCATTTGACAGTAAGAAGTATTCCTTCCCTTGCACCATACTGGAGCTCAATAGGTCCAATATGCAGTCCTAGGgcaaattattctgttttttacGTGGAGATCTCTGTCTCCCAACTCTCAATACTCAGCTTGTCACAATACGTTGCACCCTCGTGATC from Chroicocephalus ridibundus chromosome 7, bChrRid1.1, whole genome shotgun sequence includes the following:
- the TTC19 gene encoding tetratricopeptide repeat protein 19, mitochondrial isoform X1; this encodes MLAAGLPRALCRLGARRCPAGLPPPRIAWRGGARGEEGGGRAGSGRRRRWWARPVGGALGSLGALSLFPRDAEEDGEDAIIQLLKRAKLSVMKGELGEADRLLHQALRLSHQADNRKAIVYTYSMMANVAFMQGELDNAEKLYKASMSYLLAGETKEDDNAILEMSLKLASIYAAQKQHKLALAGYEFCILTLEEKIAKQKDLPEDVLPAEEKANTRLLLGMSLDSYARYLLSINQLPVAQKMYEKALQISNDVQGETHPQTVVLMNDLATVLDAQGHYDEAYSCVKRAAELAKETQHPEEHMVLNNLAAILMHKEDFLQAKQVYKEALKQAQEKGDVASVQHIQEELAELAKRRKGSK
- the TTC19 gene encoding tetratricopeptide repeat protein 19, mitochondrial isoform X2 — its product is MLAAGLPRALCRLGARRCPAGLPPPRIAWRGGARGEEGGGRAGSGRRRRWWARPVGGALGSLGALSLFPRDAEEDGEDAIIQLLKRAKLSVMKGELGEADRLLHQALRLSHQADNRKAIVYTYSMMANVAFMQGELDNAEKLYKASMSYLLAGETKEDDNAILEMSLKLASIYAAQKQHKLALAGYEFCILTLEEKIAKQKDLPEDVLPAEEKANTRLLLGMSLDSYARYLLSINQLPVAQKMYEKALQISNDVQGETHPQTVVLMNDLATVLDAQGHYDEAYSCVKRAAELAKETQHPEEHMVLNNLAAILMHKDFLQAKQVYKEALKQAQEKGDVASVQHIQEELAELAKRRKGSK